In a genomic window of Rhinopithecus roxellana isolate Shanxi Qingling chromosome 2, ASM756505v1, whole genome shotgun sequence:
- the LOC104668693 gene encoding LOW QUALITY PROTEIN: sulfotransferase 1 family member D1-like (The sequence of the model RefSeq protein was modified relative to this genomic sequence to represent the inferred CDS: substituted 1 base at 1 genomic stop codon) — MDNEQRVFRRELGDVQGIPLFWSIAEEWFQVELFEVRPNYILISTYPKSETNWISEILDLIFNNGDAEKCKQDAIYKRVPFMELILPGFTNGVEQLKSMQSPXLVKTHLPVQLLPSSFWKKDCKVANFKEK; from the exons ATGGACAATGAGCAGCGTGTCTTCAGAAGGGAGTTAGGGGATGTTCAGGGGATTCCCCTTTTCTGGAGCATTGCTGAAGAGTGGTTTCAAGTAGAATTGTTTGAGGTCCGACCAAATTATATTCTTATCTCTACCTATCCCAAATCTG aaACGAACTGGATCAGTGAAATACTGGATCTGATCTTTAACAATGGGGATGCAGAGAAATGTAAACAGGATGCAATATATAAGCGAGTGCCTTTCATGGAACTTATACTTCCTGGATTCAcaaatg GTGTTGAGCAGTTGAAAAGCATGCAGTCTCCTTGATTAGTGAAAACACACCTGCCTGTTCAACTTCTCCCTTCTTCATTTTGGAAGAAAGACTGTAAGGTAGcgaattttaaagagaaataa